The Caldisericia bacterium genomic sequence TTGAAAAATATTTAAAAGATACATCATTATCAAAAATTGAATATAGAGAGCTTCTTCTTTTAAGAAATGAGATGCTTCCAAATCAAATTAGTGAGGACAAATTAAAAGAGTTATCAACAAAAGAAATTGAGATTGAATCAATTTTTGTAAATTTTAGAGGAAAAATTGATGGAAAGGAAGTCAGTGATAATGAAATTGTAGAAATTTTAAGAAATGAAAAAGATTCAAACTTAAGAAAAAAGGCATGGGAAGCTAGTAAAGAAATAGGAGAAGTTGTTGCTCCAAAAATATATGACTTAGTTAAACTTAGAAATTCAATAGCAAGAGATTTTGGTTATTCAAATTATTATGAGATGATGTTTGAATTACAAGAACTAAATGTAAATGAAGTTCACAAAATGTTTAAAGATTTTAAATCCAAAACAGATACATCTTTTATGATTATTAAAGATGAGGTAGATGAAAGAGTTGCAAGTAAACTAGGAGTTTCACAAGAAAATTTAATGCCTTGGCATTATAGTGATAGATTTTTCCAAGAGGCACCTAATGTATATAATATTCCTTTTGATGTAATATTTAAAAATAGAAATATTGAAGATTTAACAAAAAGAACCTATTTAGAAATTGGAATGGAAGTGGAAGAAATTTTAAAAAGAAGTGATCTTTATGAAAGAAAAGGCAAAAATCAACATGCTTTTTGTATTTTTATAGATAGAGAAGATGATGTAAGAATTCTTGCTAATATAAGACCAAATGAAAAATGGGCTGAAACAATGCTTCATGAGATGGGTCATGCAGTTTACGATAAATATATAGATAAAACTTTACCTGTTATTTTAAGAACTCCCTCTCACATATTTACTACAGAAGCAGTAGCTATGTTTTTTGGAAGATTATCAAGAAGACCAGAGTGGTATAAAAAAATTGTAAGATTAGATGAGAGTGAGGTTGAAAAGTTTGAAAACGAACTACACATTTCTTTGAGAGATCAACTTATGATATCAGCAAGGTGGATAATTAATTTTGTTTTCTTTGAAAGAGAACTTTATGAAAGAGAAGAAAATATAGATTCACTTTGGTATGATTTCGTTTCTCAAAATCAATTTTTAAATATTCCAGAAGAAAGAAGAGGAAAACCCGATTGGGCTGCAAAAATCCATTTTGGAACAAATCCAGTATATTATCAAAATTATCTTCTAGGTGAAATGATGGCT encodes the following:
- a CDS encoding M2 family metallopeptidase — translated: MEIKEFLDKVNSELKELIKEVSLNYWNLATTGQREWEEKLKESDLKLRRYLSDKEKFKLVEKYLKDTSLSKIEYRELLLLRNEMLPNQISEDKLKELSTKEIEIESIFVNFRGKIDGKEVSDNEIVEILRNEKDSNLRKKAWEASKEIGEVVAPKIYDLVKLRNSIARDFGYSNYYEMMFELQELNVNEVHKMFKDFKSKTDTSFMIIKDEVDERVASKLGVSQENLMPWHYSDRFFQEAPNVYNIPFDVIFKNRNIEDLTKRTYLEIGMEVEEILKRSDLYERKGKNQHAFCIFIDREDDVRILANIRPNEKWAETMLHEMGHAVYDKYIDKTLPVILRTPSHIFTTEAVAMFFGRLSRRPEWYKKIVRLDESEVEKFENELHISLRDQLMISARWIINFVFFERELYEREENIDSLWYDFVSQNQFLNIPEERRGKPDWAAKIHFGTNPVYYQNYLLGEMMASQMRFYLKENISDDIFNKKVGAFFINKIFKPGASLRWDELLIQSTGETLNPDYLVKEVSII